A window of the Desulfobacula toluolica Tol2 genome harbors these coding sequences:
- a CDS encoding 4'-phosphopantetheinyl transferase family protein: protein MTLTFQNKSFINTLTSKPGIIIWYSRIPDILRSIVSNSKYHHIRPQANEIFKKEDFICPVFSKEEINTINGFKALKKQIEWISGRYLIKQMVQHIFLKTTPLDHITLSYLDQGAPYVTNCPDIPISLSHSNDYTTVACCKNKHQTIGIDIEKITKKPDIFFLKTAFTQNEILNLKDNAAHIFKNWTIKEAYLKYIKKGFNESLHKVEVINNEIVHNQKKINVDVYSTFLNEYVLSLISD from the coding sequence ATGACGTTAACGTTTCAAAATAAAAGTTTCATAAACACCCTGACTTCAAAACCAGGCATAATCATCTGGTATTCCAGGATACCGGATATCCTCAGGTCAATCGTCAGCAACAGCAAGTATCACCACATCCGGCCACAGGCAAATGAAATATTTAAAAAAGAGGATTTTATTTGCCCTGTTTTCAGCAAAGAAGAAATCAACACCATCAATGGTTTCAAAGCCCTTAAAAAACAGATCGAATGGATAAGCGGCAGATACCTTATCAAACAGATGGTGCAGCACATTTTTTTAAAGACAACACCCCTTGATCACATCACACTTTCCTATCTTGATCAAGGAGCGCCTTATGTTACAAACTGCCCTGATATTCCCATTTCATTGTCCCACAGCAACGATTATACAACAGTTGCATGCTGTAAAAACAAACACCAAACCATTGGCATTGATATTGAAAAAATAACCAAAAAACCGGATATTTTTTTTTTAAAAACCGCATTTACACAAAATGAGATTCTGAATTTAAAAGACAATGCAGCCCATATTTTTAAAAACTGGACCATCAAAGAAGCCTATTTAAAATATATTAAAAAAGGATTTAATGAAAGCCTGCACAAAGTTGAGGTGATCAACAATGAAATCGTGCATAATCAAAAAAAAATTAATGTGGATGTATACTCAACCTTTCTTAACGAGTATGTTTTATCCCTTATTTCTGATTAG
- a CDS encoding DUF6178 family protein: protein MSDKTNYRLANIQNREIKLRAVRHEILAVESEKALEMILDAPSPATLIQSFPDQDLYYLMHKIGPDDFIPILAMAKSDQWEYILDVEAWDNDRLDLESMTKTFDLLFQADPQRLLRWVIKEKPDYFEFYLLKNMEIIVREHDEIPPENFDDYITMDDKFYFRFPDKPMTGDDNKFLTDDDDKSPKPENKEQAWELIEKMLKTLAGMDLSVFHGLLLETCALLPIETEEEQFRLKNLRLAEKGFLPPHEAIGIYQPTRLSDLRKRPDAGILKNKPFDPDIPMPPQFFSLFIKGDNLFVKSLEFFDSEFILDLESELAALINKVISADKIKLKAKQDLGRAISKVCDYLNLGLEVILKGEPKPELAKNVIHKYFLEDIFRTGSRAGIKLKTKAANWFQNSFMNQNKLPLSFLGEDFLGCIGGLFLDRPLYYNAYVSGDLYRNFKSISDITKTNTALEQIMALDTVLGKLNIDLESFKEGVLTYKTLILTLWAKDRLKQAMNLEPIDMVLFKEFFAALFSKSDSDAIEHIPLNDLIIWTCEATGMKETDLPEKFFEVLTALINELKDEYGSVDPENIDPRFIPHFLLRKKKNKRKDK, encoded by the coding sequence ATGAGCGATAAAACAAATTACAGACTTGCCAATATTCAAAACCGGGAAATAAAACTTCGGGCCGTGCGCCATGAAATCCTTGCCGTCGAATCTGAAAAAGCCCTGGAAATGATTCTTGATGCGCCCTCCCCTGCCACTTTGATACAGTCTTTTCCCGACCAGGATCTGTATTATCTCATGCATAAAATCGGGCCTGATGATTTTATTCCCATCCTGGCAATGGCAAAATCGGATCAATGGGAATATATCCTGGATGTGGAGGCCTGGGACAATGACCGGCTGGACCTTGAATCCATGACCAAAACCTTTGATCTGCTTTTCCAGGCTGATCCCCAAAGGCTTTTAAGGTGGGTTATCAAGGAAAAACCCGATTATTTTGAATTTTACCTGCTTAAAAACATGGAAATAATTGTCAGAGAACATGATGAAATTCCCCCTGAAAATTTTGATGATTACATCACTATGGATGACAAATTTTATTTCAGGTTTCCGGACAAACCCATGACAGGTGATGATAACAAATTTCTGACAGATGATGACGACAAATCTCCAAAACCTGAAAACAAAGAACAAGCCTGGGAATTAATCGAAAAAATGCTCAAGACCCTTGCAGGAATGGATCTGTCGGTTTTTCACGGCCTGCTGCTTGAAACCTGTGCCCTGCTGCCAATTGAAACCGAAGAAGAACAGTTCCGGCTTAAAAACCTGCGGCTGGCTGAAAAAGGGTTTTTACCTCCCCATGAAGCCATTGGCATTTATCAGCCAACCAGGCTTTCCGATCTTCGCAAACGACCAGATGCAGGCATATTAAAAAACAAACCGTTTGATCCGGACATTCCAATGCCTCCCCAGTTTTTCTCCCTTTTTATTAAAGGAGATAATCTGTTTGTCAAATCCCTGGAATTTTTTGATTCTGAATTTATCCTTGACCTTGAATCGGAACTTGCCGCATTGATCAATAAAGTCATTTCCGCAGACAAGATCAAGCTGAAAGCCAAACAAGATCTTGGAAGAGCCATTTCAAAAGTTTGTGATTATCTGAACCTCGGCCTTGAGGTTATCCTGAAAGGAGAACCAAAACCCGAGCTTGCAAAAAATGTGATCCATAAATATTTTCTTGAAGATATTTTCAGAACCGGTTCAAGGGCGGGCATCAAACTTAAGACAAAAGCGGCCAACTGGTTTCAGAACAGCTTCATGAACCAGAACAAGCTGCCCTTAAGTTTTCTTGGGGAAGATTTTTTAGGTTGTATTGGCGGCCTTTTTCTTGACCGGCCGTTATATTACAATGCTTATGTATCCGGTGACCTGTACCGCAATTTCAAATCAATTTCAGACATTACAAAAACCAACACGGCCCTGGAACAGATAATGGCCCTGGATACGGTTTTAGGAAAACTTAATATTGATCTGGAATCTTTTAAAGAAGGTGTCTTAACCTATAAGACATTAATCCTTACCCTCTGGGCAAAGGACCGGTTGAAGCAGGCCATGAACCTTGAACCTATTGATATGGTTTTATTTAAAGAGTTCTTTGCGGCCCTGTTTTCAAAATCCGATTCTGATGCAATAGAACACATTCCGTTAAATGACCTGATTATCTGGACATGTGAAGCAACCGGCATGAAAGAAACAGATCTGCCGGAAAAATTCTTTGAAGTGTTAACGGCTTTGATCAATGAGCTTAAAGATGAATACGGTTCGGTTGATCCTGAAAATATTGATCCCAGGTTTATCCCCCATTTTCTTTTGCGCAAAAAGAAAAACAAAAGAAAAGACAAATGA
- a CDS encoding B12-binding domain-containing radical SAM protein — MANQQKILLVNPACLDARISGEDARIVPIGLYYIGALMMDKGFSVSILNLADIRDDPVEVFKTIVSRQQPDIIGFSVINSNRWNAMECANAAKKIRPDVTIVFGGPTPTFLADHLLTACPDIDFIVTSEGEITFLELATALGNNRDNSFEQINGLVFKQNNKIFRTLPRDPIAEPDSLVHPSKYFAYQHLSLSRGCPGKCTFCGSPKFWGNQDLRFHSPEWFADEIQALVEKGIHHFYISDDTFTMDKQRVIEFCSLIIKKKLAITWNAISRVDYIDADILSAMRKAGCIQLSFGVESGSEKIRKRLGKPIVQDKIITAFSLTASYGILPRAYFIYGSPGETDQTIQESIDLLNAIKPLSAIFYMLVIFPGTHLYQSAVQKGLVNDDLWYRKIEDLPWFEIDEQLDFTKVKTFGDRLRSEFYSNLDTFVRQIDLVDIKELYPFHAQFLSRLAMTFSHGEYAADTRVKNQDKTAKQLYDRALSYAPDARAFLGLAMLLQKQRRFDQAILILEKGLNHWPENQDLNVCMGVSLMNTGRFTNALNFFEKFKKIPEMHQYIQICHQNIARIKT; from the coding sequence ATGGCAAATCAACAAAAAATTCTGCTTGTCAACCCGGCATGCCTTGATGCAAGGATATCCGGAGAAGATGCCCGTATTGTTCCCATAGGCCTTTACTATATCGGGGCGCTCATGATGGATAAAGGTTTTAGCGTCAGCATCCTAAACCTGGCAGACATAAGGGATGACCCTGTTGAGGTCTTTAAAACCATTGTTTCAAGACAGCAACCGGATATCATAGGATTTTCCGTGATCAACTCCAACCGCTGGAATGCAATGGAGTGCGCAAATGCTGCAAAAAAGATCAGGCCTGATGTGACAATTGTGTTTGGCGGGCCTACACCGACATTTCTTGCAGACCATCTCTTAACCGCCTGCCCGGATATTGATTTTATTGTTACAAGCGAAGGTGAAATCACCTTTCTTGAACTTGCAACAGCGCTTGGAAACAATCGCGACAACTCCTTTGAACAGATTAACGGACTGGTCTTCAAACAAAACAACAAGATTTTCAGGACATTGCCAAGAGACCCCATTGCAGAACCGGACTCTCTGGTTCACCCGTCCAAATATTTTGCATATCAGCACCTTTCCCTGTCACGGGGATGCCCCGGCAAGTGTACCTTTTGCGGATCACCCAAATTCTGGGGAAATCAAGACTTGCGATTTCACTCCCCTGAATGGTTTGCCGATGAAATCCAGGCCCTTGTAGAAAAAGGCATCCATCATTTTTATATTTCAGATGACACCTTTACAATGGACAAGCAGCGAGTGATTGAATTTTGCAGCCTTATCATCAAAAAAAAACTTGCCATCACCTGGAACGCTATTTCAAGGGTGGATTATATTGATGCTGACATCCTGTCTGCCATGAGAAAAGCCGGGTGTATCCAATTGAGTTTTGGTGTGGAATCAGGATCTGAAAAAATCCGCAAACGCCTTGGGAAACCCATTGTACAAGATAAAATTATCACCGCGTTTTCCCTGACCGCTTCCTATGGCATCCTGCCCCGGGCCTACTTTATTTACGGGTCACCCGGAGAAACCGATCAAACCATACAAGAAAGCATTGACCTGCTAAACGCCATCAAGCCCTTAAGCGCCATATTTTACATGCTGGTTATTTTCCCGGGAACCCACCTGTATCAATCAGCCGTTCAAAAAGGCCTTGTGAACGACGATTTATGGTATCGGAAAATAGAAGACCTTCCCTGGTTTGAAATTGACGAGCAGCTTGATTTTACAAAAGTCAAAACATTTGGTGACCGGTTAAGATCTGAATTTTACAGCAACCTTGACACATTTGTCCGGCAGATCGATCTTGTGGATATAAAAGAATTATATCCGTTTCATGCACAATTTCTTTCAAGGCTTGCCATGACATTTTCCCATGGCGAATACGCGGCCGACACCCGGGTCAAAAATCAGGATAAAACAGCCAAACAGCTTTATGACAGGGCATTATCCTATGCTCCGGATGCCAGGGCATTTTTAGGCCTAGCCATGCTGCTGCAAAAACAGAGACGATTTGACCAGGCTATTTTGATACTTGAAAAAGGACTGAATCACTGGCCTGAAAACCAAGATTTAAACGTCTGCATGGGAGTAAGCCTAATGAACACGGGCCGGTTTACCAACGCATTGAACTTCTTTGAAAAATTCAAAAAGATTCCTGAAATGCACCAATACATTCAGATCTGTCACCAAAACATTGCAAGGATAAAAACATGA
- a CDS encoding nitroreductase family protein, giving the protein MTPSSFKELVIQNRSCRRFDNAHKIDETKLRELVELARNCASAANLQPLKYIICRDDQKNEDIFSCLGWAAYLKEWKGPIKEERPSAYIVIMGDHNISDKFWCDHGIAAQTLLLGAKSMGLGGCMFGSVNAKKLKQHLNIDDHLEVKLVVALGKPVEEICIDQLGEDGDIKYWRDDNQVHHVPKRKLNDIIISSW; this is encoded by the coding sequence ATGACCCCCTCCTCTTTTAAAGAGCTTGTCATTCAAAACAGATCCTGCAGACGGTTTGACAACGCTCATAAAATTGATGAAACAAAATTACGGGAACTGGTTGAACTGGCACGGAACTGTGCATCGGCTGCAAATCTCCAGCCCTTGAAATATATCATATGCCGGGATGATCAAAAAAATGAAGATATCTTTTCCTGCCTGGGATGGGCCGCATACCTGAAAGAGTGGAAAGGCCCGATAAAAGAAGAACGGCCCTCCGCATATATCGTCATCATGGGAGATCATAATATTTCCGATAAATTCTGGTGCGACCATGGCATTGCAGCCCAGACACTGCTGCTGGGAGCAAAATCCATGGGGCTTGGCGGATGCATGTTCGGTTCCGTCAATGCAAAAAAGCTCAAACAGCACTTGAATATTGATGATCACCTGGAGGTTAAACTGGTGGTGGCCCTGGGAAAACCTGTTGAAGAAATCTGTATTGATCAATTGGGTGAAGACGGTGATATCAAATACTGGAGGGATGACAACCAGGTCCACCATGTCCCCAAAAGAAAACTCAACGACATTATCATCAGCTCATGGTAA
- a CDS encoding XTP/dITP diphosphatase, with the protein MKQIIVLATRNKGKTREIRELLKGYPIDIKNLDDFGPIPEVIEDGETFDDNAYKKASFTAKILGYPAMADDSGLCVEALDGAPGVYSARYAGENATDADNVKKMLEELKDKDNRKASFKCVISIAIPTGPALTYEGECQGVITKEAVGDNGFGYDPLFFYPELNKTFAQLTIQEKGQVSHRGKALKEIADEMDKIIDWIDITMPKFQRAECKGNNS; encoded by the coding sequence TTGAAACAGATCATAGTTCTTGCAACCAGAAACAAGGGAAAAACAAGGGAAATCAGAGAACTTTTAAAAGGATATCCAATTGATATCAAAAACCTGGATGATTTCGGTCCCATCCCAGAGGTTATTGAGGACGGAGAGACCTTTGATGACAATGCCTATAAAAAAGCCTCTTTTACGGCAAAAATATTAGGATACCCTGCCATGGCAGATGACTCAGGGCTTTGCGTTGAAGCTCTTGACGGTGCGCCCGGCGTCTATTCCGCCAGGTATGCCGGAGAAAATGCCACGGATGCGGACAATGTCAAAAAAATGCTGGAAGAATTAAAAGACAAAGACAACCGGAAAGCCTCCTTTAAATGTGTGATTTCCATTGCGATTCCAACAGGCCCGGCCTTGACTTATGAAGGTGAGTGCCAGGGTGTTATCACCAAAGAAGCAGTTGGGGATAACGGGTTTGGATATGATCCGCTCTTTTTTTATCCTGAATTGAACAAAACCTTTGCCCAGTTGACCATTCAAGAAAAAGGCCAGGTCAGCCACCGGGGCAAGGCGTTAAAAGAAATAGCCGATGAAATGGACAAAATCATCGACTGGATTGATATCACTATGCCCAAATTCCAGCGTGCGGAATGCAAAGGAAACAACTCATGA